From Strix uralensis isolate ZFMK-TIS-50842 chromosome 1, bStrUra1, whole genome shotgun sequence, a single genomic window includes:
- the SOSTDC1 gene encoding sclerostin domain-containing protein 1, giving the protein MLLPAIHFYGFLLACIFTKSYSAFKNDATEILYSHVVKPAAASPGSNSTLNQARNGGRHYTSAGADRNNRVQVGCRELRSTKYISDGQCTSINPLKELVCAGECLPLPLLPNWIGGGYGTKYWSRRSSQEWRCVNDKTRTQRIQLQCQDGSIRTYKITVVTACKCKRYTRQHNESSHNFEGTSQAKPIQHHKERKRASKSSKHSTS; this is encoded by the exons ATGCTGCTCCCTGCCATTCACTTCTACGGCTTTCTCCTAGCTTGCATCTTCACCAAAAGCTACTCGGCTTTCAAGAACGATGCCACAGAGATCCTTTATTCGCACGTCGTTAAACCTGCTGCAGCGAGCCCAGGCAGCAACAGCACGCTGAATCAAGCCAGGAACGGAGGCCGGCACTACACCAGCGCCGGGGCCGACCGGAACA ATCGTGTTCAAGTTGGCTGTCGGGAACTGAGATCCACCAAGTACATTTCAGATGGCCAGTGCACCAGCATCAATCCACTGAAGGAGCTGGTGTGTGCTGGCGAATGCCTCCCTCTGCCACTGCTCCCCAACTGGATTGGGGGAGGTTATGGAACCAAGTACTGGAGCAGACGGAGCTCGCAAGAGTGGAGATGTGTCAATGACAAAACTCGCACCCAGAGGATCCAGCTTCAGTGCCAGGATGGAAGTATAAGAACCTACAAAATAACTGTGGTCACGGCCTGCAAGTGCAAACGATACACCCGGCAGCACAATGAGTCCAGCCACAACTTCGAGGGAACCTCTCAAGCAAAACCTATCCAGCATcacaaagagaggaaaagagcCAGTAAATCCAGCAAACATAGTACAAGTTAG